One Ignavibacteria bacterium genomic window, CAGCTGCAGTTCTCACATCCAAGTGCCACTGGTTCCCTTGGTGCAGATCCGAATGCGGCGCCGCAGCAACACTCGACGAATACAGTCCGCAACGTTGGACGCGAAGTGGGCCGAAATGAACTGTGTCCGTGCGGTTCAGGCAAAAAGTTCAAATCGTGTCACGGCTTGAATGGAGATACAACGTATCCTGCCTGATCACTCAACAGCATCATTCTCTTTAAGGGCTTCAGCCGGGTGAAGGATAACCGTCTCCCCTTCAGTGAGTCCTTGTGAAACAGATGTAAGAAGCGCAGATCGCGGCCCGAGAGTCACGCTGCGCTTCTTCGCTTTCCCATCCTCCACAACGAACGTATACCAGCCGTTCTTTTCGCGCAGCAGTGCGCCAAGTGGGACGGTGACCACGTTCTGCTTCTCCCAGAGAACGATCCCTGCATCAACCTTGTAGGCATCTCCGATCACGGACGATACCTCAGCAAGAACAGCCACCACATCTACGCGCTTTTCTTCTACGCCAAGGGAGGAGACCTTCACACGAGCGGCCGGTTCAACCCGCGTCACCCTCGCGATGAGTGTGTCTTCTCCGCCCCAGCCGGTGATCAGTACAACTTGACCGATTCGCACCTTTACGGCATCTGTGCTGAGGACATCGATCACGATCTCCTGTTTCGTTCTATCCCCGATCTCCATGATCGGAGTTCCAGCCATAAGTGTCCGCTCATTCTCTTCATACCTGCGAAGGATCACGCCAGTGACCGGGGCTGTGATCGCAACGCGCTGTCCGGGTGCGGCAGAGACCGCCGCACGAATGGCACGCTCTTCATACGAAGCCGCTTTGATCCTGGCCTTCACTGCCTCTAACTCGCTTTGTGTCTGCAGAAACGCATCATGAGCATTCTCTGCTTGTTCCTTCGGGATGGCACCACTCGCCAGCAACCGTTGGGATCGTTCATCTCTTCGTTGATTCTGTTCGAGAAGCGGCTGCAGTGTGGTCAGTTGTTGCCGTGCTGCAGACACAGCAGCATTTGCTGCCTCAGCACGAGCCAATGTCTCGCTTCGCTGACGTGCATCCAGGGCAGGGGGCGTGTAAAAGGCCACGATCGCACCTGCAAGAACGCTGTCGCCGGGCTCAAGATCGATCCGTTCGATCGTTCCGGTGGAAGGCATTGCAATCACATATCGATCCGTGTATCGCATGCGTGCTTCTGCATCAATGGTCTGTCTCAGCAATTGTCGTTGGACCGTTGCCTTTTCAACCTTCATTGGTTTCGGTATGAGTGAAAACCCAATGAACCCCACAACAACGATCGCTGCGATGATCCAACCGACGTGTTTTGGTTTCTTGAACTTCATGGTCATTCTCTGGATTTTAGGACCGCAATGAGATCCAATTTTTGTAATCGTCTGCGAATGAAGAACCCACTTATCAGTGCAATAACGGTAATGGTCAGTGCCCCAAGACCTAGATTCTTCAAGGTGATATCAAACGGGAAGCGGAAGAGATCGGTGGCAAGGGCATCAGGAAGCAGTGAAGAGACGTAGGTCCCAAGTGCCATTCCTAGAGGCAAGGCGATCAATATGAGGACCACCTGTTCACCGAGAAGCACCACGGCGATCTCAAGCTTTGTAAAGCCTAGGACGCGAAGGCTCGCGAGTTCATTCCCCCGCTCCGATAGTGCGATCCGAGCTGAATTGTAGACAACACCGAACGCAATGATCGCAGCAAATGCCACGAGGTATGCCGACGATGCATCCATGTTTTCTTTGTAATTGTCATCGAAGCTCTGGATGGCTGTACTTCGAAGCATTACTCCGGCGATCGTTGGAGTACGCTTCACAACATCATAGAAATCCTGGAGGTGCTGCGCATCGACCTGAAGATATGCGCCGGAAAGACTCCCCTCTTCGCGCAGCAGTTCAGCAAGCGTTGCAGAACTCATATAGGCCTGCACACCCATGATCTCGTCAACCAGTCCAGTGATAATGAAGGGGGCTGACCTGCGATCTCCCTCAAGAAGTTTCACCGTGATCGTATCACCAACTGCAGCACCGAACCTTGCTGCGAGGTAGGCCGAGATCGTGATGCCCTCATCCGCAACGGGTTGATATACGCCCTTCATATCCGAAACACGATGCAGATCCGGCCTCTTCATTACCCCTGTAATGGCAGTTCTCTTCGTATGCCTGCCGAACTCGAGGTCAGCTCCAACAGCACGGAATGGTTCAACACGCATCACACCGGGAAGATGTTGAAGATCCATCACGGCCGATGCTGAACGCGGCAGGACGAACGTTACAATGGCGTCTTCGCGGGAGGCGCGATTGAACTGCACGTCGAGGATCGTGTCGAACATCTCAACCATGTATCGCCCCATAACGAGGATGGACATTGCCATAGCCACGGATAGGACACCAACAGCTGCACGCACGGGTCTGCGGACGATGTTCCGGACGATCATGAGCATAACGGGGTCGAGTCGACGGAAGATCTTCCACTTCTCAAGGATCCCGGCTCGATAGTTCTTTGGTGCTTCCGGTCGCATGGCCTCTGCGGGAGGAAGCTTCAATGCAGTGCGTACAGACGAGATAGCGCCCAAAACGGCGGCCAATGCACTCAGACCTACTGCTCCGAGGATGACCCCTTCAGGCATATCGAATCTCAGTACTGGGAATCGATAGAATCGCGTGTAGAGATCAACCAGCCAATCGCCGATGTAGTATCCTCCGATCAATCCCAAGACTGTTCCCCCGGCTACAGAGAATAATCCAAAGCCGATATAGTGAAGAGCGATGCGAACATTGCTGTATCCGAATGCCTTCAGGATGGCGATGTACATACGTTGGGTACTTACCAGCCGCAACAACGCAATGTTGAGAAGGAAGATCGCCACGCCAAGGAAGATCGTTGGAACGATCAGCGCCTGCACACGAAGTCCGGCGATCTCATCGGAGAGAAATCGGTGCGACATCTGATCCTCACGTCCGATGGCACCGACCGAGCCGTATTGTTTTAGAACTACATCAAGCTCTTCGATCACCATACGCTCACTAGCACCTGGTTCGAGTCCCACGAGTGCACTGTTGAATGCCCCCTTCATATCATAGGCAGCTGCGAGGGCACTGCGACCCATCCACATGATCCCGTATCGCTTATTGTCGATCATGAAGGTACCGGGACGCACCTCTAGGACATATTCCGAAGAGAGTGCGATACCAACGATAGTGAGGGGACGCCATCGACCGTTGATCACAGCGCTGAAACGGTCGCCCGGCTGGAACTCATTGGCCTGCGAGAACGCCGCCGATACAATAACCTCATCCTCTGCCCCTTCACGGATCCAACGTCCGCTCTGCAGATGAAGTCTATTGAGAAGGGGCTGCCCTTGATCCGGTACACTGGAGATGAGACCACTTGCGGGTTCGTTGAGACCAGGGATATCCAACATAACATCGGTCACCACGCGGGTCTCTACGTGGGCTACGCCGGGGATCGATTGAAGTCGTTCACGAACACTTTCAGGGACCCGGCGCGCCGAAACAAAAATGTCGGCGAACTGCGATTCTTCATAGTAGGCCCGCTGCGTGAGCACCATTGATGCCTCCACGCTTCGGAAGGCAACGAAATTCGCAATGCCGGATCCGATCACGATCACGATGGCCAAGAGCTGACCACGCATGTGGCCGATCTCTCGAAACAATTTCATCGTGAGAGCTTGCATCAGGTTACCACGACAGTTCCTTGGGGGACTTCCGGATTGCCGGTCGAAGTTCCTCGATGATCTCACCGCTTCGCATCTTGATCACTCGGTCCGCCATGTCGGCGATACCCGCATTGTGAGTGATAAGAGCAACGGTCGCGTCAAGCTCGCGATGCACCTTTTCGATCACGTCAAGAACCAGGATGCCTGTTGTGAAGTCAAGCGCGCCTGTTGGCTCATCACAGAGCAGTACATCCGGACGTTTCGCAACGGCACGGGCGATCGCTACACGTTGTTGCTCGCCCCCTGACATCTGAGCAGGGAAATGACTCATGCGATCTCCGAGACCCACAAGCTCCAGAGCCTCCCGCGGATCCATGGGATGGTCTGCGATGTCTGTTACGAGTTTCACATTCTCGAGAGCCGTAAGGCTGGGGATGATGTTATAGAATTGGAAGACAAAGCCCACGGCTTTTCGTCGAAACATCGTAAGCGCTTTGTCATCGGCATGGGTCATGTCCTGACCTCGATACGACACCGTCCCGGTGGTTGGCACATCCAGCCCGCCAAGAATATTGAGCAGGGTGGACTTGCCACTTCCGGAAGCCCCTAGGATCACGAGGAGTTCGCCCGAATTGATCGACAACGAAACATCACGCAGGGCCACAACCTCTACCTCGCCCATCGTATAGGTCTTGCCTATATGCTGCGCATCGAATATGACGGGGCGTTGTGAATGGTCCTCATGCATTGCAGGCGCAATGTACGCAGAGGAGGTAGACGGGTTTCATGACGGAAGTCAGCGATCCGATCCTTGGCCCTAATGACACTCTCTCACGGCGATCTCGCCGGAGTGACCAATCGTAATGTACTGCGAGGGTTTGTCCGTCCAGCAGCCCGAGTTCACATACCGAACGTCGTCAACCATGATATCTACGGCTCGATGGGTATGACCGCAGAAGACCACATCTGCTTGGTGCTTCTTGCGACCATGAAGGGCGGCATCGTGCCCTACCTTGTCGCTGAGGCGAAGCCACTTCTTGCTGGTTCGTTTTACCCACCTCGATGCGCGGTGATGTGGATCAAGCTTTTGGATGACGAGGTAGATCCAGGAGGCAACGGCCGTCACAAACACATGTTCGGTTATCCATTTGTCGAACTGGTGACCATGGATGGCTAGGTATCGCCTTCCTTGTCCTTCCCACACGTATTCTTCATGGACGGGTACACCCAGAAGGTGGGTGAGGATCTCGGCAACGCCGCCGTCGTGATTGCCAACAACCCAGACCACCTCAATGCCCTTGCGCGGATTGGACGCCTTCCTGATGTAGGACAGGAACTTCCAATCATCACGTGTAAGACGTTTGAAGTTCAGATCATCAAAGACATCTCCATTGAGGATCAGTCTGCTGAACTTCAACATTCTCATGAGTTCGATCAAGCGTTTAGACCGAGACACATCCGAGCCGAGGTGGATATCTGACACGATCAACGTGTCGAGATCGGCCTCATGGTCAAAGTGTACCGGCTGCAACTCATGATCGGCAAAATCATGTTCCTGATCCGGTGCGATCGCTGGTGAAGCTTCTGAAGGCATAGGCGTGTTGTGACATGTAGTTGGTCGGGAATCCTTCTCCAATGCCATAACCGGTTGGCTTACGGTCTGCAGGAAGATACGCCGTTCCAAACAACCAGTCCCACACGGCCATCTTCGTCGAAAAATTTCGATCGTGCGCATCGACATCGATCGCATGATGCCAGCGATGCATTTCCGGACCATTAAAGATGCGTTGAAGTCGACCGCTGCGAACATCGATGTTCGAGTGGATGTACATGCCCCATACAGCATCAATGCACCCCTTGATCACCGCCACCTCGGGTGATGCCAAGAGAATGATCGGCAGGAACTCAACGGTCTGGTTGATCAGGATCTCGAGAGCGTGAGATCTGCTCCCACTGAGCCAATCAACATCCTTCGTTGAATGATGTGCCTCGTGTAAACGCCAGAGATAGCCGTTCCGATGCTGCCACCGGTGAAACCAGTAGATGTAGAGATCGTGCACCACGAAGAATACGAGTACCTGGAGCCACATCGGAAGATCTCGTACAATGTGATACCGCTCAAGTGATGTTGAGGCGTCGATCCACCCGATCAGTCCAAAGATCACCAACCCCAACACGTAGCTCT contains:
- a CDS encoding UDP-2,3-diacylglucosamine diphosphatase; the encoded protein is MPSEASPAIAPDQEHDFADHELQPVHFDHEADLDTLIVSDIHLGSDVSRSKRLIELMRMLKFSRLILNGDVFDDLNFKRLTRDDWKFLSYIRKASNPRKGIEVVWVVGNHDGGVAEILTHLLGVPVHEEYVWEGQGRRYLAIHGHQFDKWITEHVFVTAVASWIYLVIQKLDPHHRASRWVKRTSKKWLRLSDKVGHDAALHGRKKHQADVVFCGHTHRAVDIMVDDVRYVNSGCWTDKPSQYITIGHSGEIAVRECH
- a CDS encoding ABC transporter ATP-binding protein, whose protein sequence is MHEDHSQRPVIFDAQHIGKTYTMGEVEVVALRDVSLSINSGELLVILGASGSGKSTLLNILGGLDVPTTGTVSYRGQDMTHADDKALTMFRRKAVGFVFQFYNIIPSLTALENVKLVTDIADHPMDPREALELVGLGDRMSHFPAQMSGGEQQRVAIARAVAKRPDVLLCDEPTGALDFTTGILVLDVIEKVHRELDATVALITHNAGIADMADRVIKMRSGEIIEELRPAIRKSPKELSW
- a CDS encoding sterol desaturase family protein; translated protein: MGIDLTWITLVITIFSAVIMIVLERCFPYTPGQRIFREGFLNDFVWYSLVQSYVLGLVIFGLIGWIDASTSLERYHIVRDLPMWLQVLVFFVVHDLYIYWFHRWQHRNGYLWRLHEAHHSTKDVDWLSGSRSHALEILINQTVEFLPIILLASPEVAVIKGCIDAVWGMYIHSNIDVRSGRLQRIFNGPEMHRWHHAIDVDAHDRNFSTKMAVWDWLFGTAYLPADRKPTGYGIGEGFPTNYMSQHAYAFRSFTSDRTGSGT
- a CDS encoding ABC transporter permease, producing the protein MKLFREIGHMRGQLLAIVIVIGSGIANFVAFRSVEASMVLTQRAYYEESQFADIFVSARRVPESVRERLQSIPGVAHVETRVVTDVMLDIPGLNEPASGLISSVPDQGQPLLNRLHLQSGRWIREGAEDEVIVSAAFSQANEFQPGDRFSAVINGRWRPLTIVGIALSSEYVLEVRPGTFMIDNKRYGIMWMGRSALAAAYDMKGAFNSALVGLEPGASERMVIEELDVVLKQYGSVGAIGREDQMSHRFLSDEIAGLRVQALIVPTIFLGVAIFLLNIALLRLVSTQRMYIAILKAFGYSNVRIALHYIGFGLFSVAGGTVLGLIGGYYIGDWLVDLYTRFYRFPVLRFDMPEGVILGAVGLSALAAVLGAISSVRTALKLPPAEAMRPEAPKNYRAGILEKWKIFRRLDPVMLMIVRNIVRRPVRAAVGVLSVAMAMSILVMGRYMVEMFDTILDVQFNRASREDAIVTFVLPRSASAVMDLQHLPGVMRVEPFRAVGADLEFGRHTKRTAITGVMKRPDLHRVSDMKGVYQPVADEGITISAYLAARFGAAVGDTITVKLLEGDRRSAPFIITGLVDEIMGVQAYMSSATLAELLREEGSLSGAYLQVDAQHLQDFYDVVKRTPTIAGVMLRSTAIQSFDDNYKENMDASSAYLVAFAAIIAFGVVYNSARIALSERGNELASLRVLGFTKLEIAVVLLGEQVVLILIALPLGMALGTYVSSLLPDALATDLFRFPFDITLKNLGLGALTITVIALISGFFIRRRLQKLDLIAVLKSRE
- a CDS encoding efflux RND transporter periplasmic adaptor subunit; the encoded protein is MKFKKPKHVGWIIAAIVVVGFIGFSLIPKPMKVEKATVQRQLLRQTIDAEARMRYTDRYVIAMPSTGTIERIDLEPGDSVLAGAIVAFYTPPALDARQRSETLARAEAANAAVSAARQQLTTLQPLLEQNQRRDERSQRLLASGAIPKEQAENAHDAFLQTQSELEAVKARIKAASYEERAIRAAVSAAPGQRVAITAPVTGVILRRYEENERTLMAGTPIMEIGDRTKQEIVIDVLSTDAVKVRIGQVVLITGWGGEDTLIARVTRVEPAARVKVSSLGVEEKRVDVVAVLAEVSSVIGDAYKVDAGIVLWEKQNVVTVPLGALLREKNGWYTFVVEDGKAKKRSVTLGPRSALLTSVSQGLTEGETVILHPAEALKENDAVE